From the genome of Halorussus sp. MSC15.2, one region includes:
- a CDS encoding CaiB/BaiF CoA-transferase family protein, translated as MTGTDSARPLNGVRVLDCTQMLSGPFATQLLADLGAEVVKVERPEVGDITRAVGPTVGDSDVSSYFASLNRGKRSVELDLSTPAGAAAFERLAADADVVIENYRPGTMAEWGLGYDDLREVNEDLIYCSISGFLEGPNRDLAAFDMVVQALSGSMSVTGQADGPPARPGIPIGDICAGMYAALSVVTALSVRDQHGGQRVEVPMFEGLVSWLTERAGRTLATGDPYPRMGTAHPSLAPYRAFETADGWFAVAVGSEGTWDALCEAIDRPDLADDPRFETNADRVEHREELTAELAPLFAERSAEAWFDLFRERGVPGAPVRDTVEVFEDPQLRESDVTTDLSLGGIDMPLVQFPARFSGLSTGTDRVPPRLGEHTREVLDEDALDAVESGGE; from the coding sequence ATGACCGGGACCGACTCCGCCCGCCCGCTGAACGGCGTCCGGGTCCTCGACTGCACCCAGATGCTCTCGGGACCGTTCGCGACCCAGTTGCTCGCGGACCTCGGAGCCGAAGTCGTGAAAGTCGAGCGCCCGGAGGTCGGCGACATCACGAGGGCCGTGGGACCGACGGTCGGCGACTCGGACGTTTCGAGTTACTTCGCGTCGCTCAACCGCGGCAAGCGCAGCGTCGAACTCGACCTCTCGACCCCGGCGGGCGCGGCGGCGTTCGAGCGCCTCGCCGCGGACGCCGACGTGGTCATCGAGAACTACCGGCCCGGCACGATGGCGGAGTGGGGCCTCGGATACGACGACCTCCGAGAAGTCAACGAGGACCTCATTTACTGCTCGATATCGGGCTTTCTGGAGGGTCCGAACCGCGACCTCGCGGCGTTCGATATGGTCGTGCAGGCGCTGAGCGGAAGCATGAGCGTGACGGGGCAGGCCGACGGACCACCAGCACGCCCCGGGATTCCCATCGGCGACATCTGCGCGGGGATGTACGCCGCGCTCTCGGTCGTGACCGCGCTGTCGGTCCGCGACCAGCACGGCGGTCAGCGCGTCGAGGTCCCAATGTTCGAGGGACTCGTCTCGTGGCTGACCGAGCGCGCCGGTCGGACGCTGGCCACCGGCGACCCGTACCCGCGGATGGGGACCGCCCACCCCTCGCTCGCGCCCTACCGCGCGTTCGAGACGGCCGACGGGTGGTTCGCCGTCGCCGTGGGGAGCGAAGGGACGTGGGACGCGCTCTGCGAGGCCATCGACCGCCCGGACCTCGCCGACGACCCGCGGTTCGAGACCAACGCCGACCGAGTGGAACACCGCGAGGAGTTGACTGCGGAACTCGCACCGCTGTTCGCCGAGCGGTCGGCCGAGGCGTGGTTCGACCTGTTCCGCGAGCGCGGCGTCCCCGGCGCGCCGGTCCGGGACACCGTCGAGGTGTTCGAGGACCCGCAACTCCGCGAGAGCGACGTGACCACCGACCTCTCGCTCGGCGGTATCGACATGCCCCTGGTCCAGTTCCCGGCACGCTTCTCCGGTCTCAGCACCGGGACAGACCGAGTGCCGCCGCGACTCGGCGAACACACCCGCGAGGTCCTCGACGAGGACGCGCTCGACGCGGTCGAGAGCGGCGGAGAGTGA
- a CDS encoding mandelate racemase/muconate lactonizing enzyme family protein, translating to MEVASVEAIPLRRDLGERFANAQKWIDSREYCLVRVEADDGTVGWGECWGPTAGNRELVEEYVSPWLSGRDPRNVEQIHDDLIYKLRSSYHSYVPASVVSGVDIALWDLYGKAVGQPVSALVGGRRRDRVRAYATGHFWGDVEDFETLRADVVEEAEGHVAAGFDALKNKIGLARHFGWGPKKDVELVAAIREAVGDDVRLMTDANHAYDVADARRVAEGLADLDVHFFEEPVPPRNIENYAAINEEVEVPLAGGECWAFQHEFDRVLDAGAVGYVQPDVTSAGGITSTRRVATMADAANVQCHPHVFGSAVALAASLQILATIPDDPMLEFDRTPNPIREDLAVEPITNDGNSVPIPDAPGLGVEIDRDVLAEFRADA from the coding sequence ATGGAAGTCGCAAGCGTCGAAGCGATTCCGCTCCGCAGAGACCTCGGTGAACGGTTCGCGAACGCCCAGAAGTGGATAGACAGCCGCGAGTACTGCCTCGTCCGGGTCGAAGCCGACGACGGCACGGTCGGGTGGGGCGAGTGCTGGGGACCGACCGCGGGCAATCGCGAACTCGTCGAGGAGTACGTCTCGCCATGGCTTAGCGGCCGGGACCCCCGGAACGTCGAGCAGATTCACGACGACCTCATCTACAAGCTGCGGTCGTCGTACCACTCCTACGTCCCCGCCAGCGTCGTCAGCGGAGTGGACATCGCGCTGTGGGACCTCTACGGGAAGGCGGTCGGCCAACCCGTCTCCGCCCTCGTCGGCGGTCGGCGGCGCGACCGAGTGCGGGCGTACGCGACCGGCCACTTCTGGGGCGACGTCGAGGACTTCGAGACGCTTCGGGCCGACGTGGTAGAGGAGGCTGAGGGCCACGTCGCGGCCGGGTTCGACGCGCTCAAGAACAAAATCGGTCTCGCGCGCCACTTCGGGTGGGGTCCCAAGAAGGACGTGGAACTCGTCGCCGCCATCCGCGAGGCGGTCGGCGACGACGTGCGCCTGATGACCGACGCCAATCACGCCTACGACGTGGCCGACGCCCGGCGCGTCGCCGAGGGACTGGCTGACCTCGACGTTCACTTCTTCGAGGAACCCGTCCCGCCCCGGAACATCGAGAACTACGCCGCGATAAACGAGGAGGTGGAGGTTCCGCTCGCGGGCGGCGAGTGCTGGGCCTTCCAGCACGAGTTCGACCGCGTTCTGGACGCCGGGGCGGTGGGGTACGTCCAACCCGACGTCACTAGCGCGGGCGGCATCACCTCGACCCGGCGCGTGGCGACGATGGCAGACGCCGCGAACGTCCAGTGTCACCCGCACGTGTTCGGGAGCGCCGTCGCGCTGGCGGCCAGTCTCCAGATACTGGCGACGATTCCCGACGACCCGATGCTGGAGTTCGACCGCACGCCGAACCCCATCCGCGAGGACCTCGCGGTCGAACCTATCACGAACGACGGGAACTCGGTGCCGATTCCGGACGCGCCCGGTCTCGGCGTCGAAATCGACCGGGACGTGCTGGCGGAGTTCCGGGCCGACGCGTAG
- a CDS encoding isocitrate/isopropylmalate dehydrogenase family protein produces MAYEIATIPGDGIGPEVVDAALPLFEDAADAAGFTFETDRFDWGSERYVEEGAMMPDDGLDRLESYDSILLGAVGHPEVPDHVTLHGLLLPIRKGFDQGICKRPSVLFDGIESPLRGYEGGDINFVVYRENTEGEYADVGGREHLGFDNDVAVQSGVFTRDATERIVRAAFDAATEREGKVTSITKSNAQAHSMVFWDDIVEEIGEEYPEVEVERLLVDAASMDFIRRPEEFDVVVASNLFGDILTDIGAIVTGSMGLAPSANINPDGEYPSMFEPVHGSAPDIVGQGVANPLATVLSGSMLFEHLGEQAAADALWDAVTEQVADPDAPRTPDLGGEAATEDVVADLRDRLSV; encoded by the coding sequence ATGGCATACGAGATAGCCACGATTCCAGGCGACGGTATCGGTCCGGAAGTCGTCGACGCGGCGCTCCCGCTGTTCGAGGACGCCGCCGACGCGGCCGGGTTCACATTCGAGACGGACCGCTTCGACTGGGGGAGCGAACGCTACGTCGAGGAGGGCGCGATGATGCCCGACGACGGACTCGACCGACTGGAGTCCTACGACTCGATTCTGCTGGGGGCGGTCGGCCACCCCGAGGTACCCGACCACGTCACGCTCCACGGCCTGCTGTTGCCCATCCGGAAGGGGTTCGACCAAGGCATCTGCAAGCGCCCGTCGGTGCTGTTCGACGGCATCGAGAGTCCGCTCCGGGGCTACGAGGGCGGCGACATCAACTTCGTGGTGTACCGCGAGAACACCGAGGGCGAGTACGCCGACGTCGGCGGCCGCGAACACCTCGGGTTCGACAACGACGTGGCGGTCCAGAGCGGCGTGTTCACCCGCGACGCGACCGAGCGCATCGTCCGCGCCGCGTTCGACGCCGCGACCGAGCGCGAGGGGAAGGTGACCAGCATCACGAAGTCGAACGCGCAGGCCCACAGCATGGTGTTCTGGGACGACATCGTCGAGGAAATCGGGGAGGAATACCCCGAGGTCGAGGTCGAGCGTCTGCTGGTGGACGCCGCGAGCATGGACTTCATCCGCCGGCCCGAGGAGTTCGACGTGGTGGTGGCCTCGAACCTCTTCGGCGACATCCTGACCGACATCGGGGCCATCGTCACCGGGAGCATGGGTCTCGCGCCGTCGGCGAACATCAACCCGGACGGCGAGTACCCCTCGATGTTCGAACCGGTCCACGGGAGCGCGCCCGACATCGTCGGACAGGGCGTCGCCAACCCGCTCGCCACCGTGCTTTCGGGGTCGATGCTCTTCGAACACCTCGGCGAACAGGCCGCGGCCGACGCGCTCTGGGACGCGGTCACCGAGCAGGTGGCCGACCCCGACGCGCCGCGGACGCCCGACCTCGGCGGGGAGGCCGCGACCGAGGACGTTGTCGCCGACCTCCGGGACAGACTGTCGGTGTAG